Genomic window (Cellulosilyticum lentocellum DSM 5427):
GGTAGCTACAGTGGCTATTGATGGTGCTGAGAATGCGGGGATTTTAGCTGTTCAAATGCTTGCTTTAAGTAGCCCAGAATTAAAAGAAAAGTTAGCGCTTCACAAGAAAAATATGGCGGAAAAAGTAGCAGAAAAGGATGCAGCAGTAAGCGCTAGATTCCAATAAATCAATTTAAAAAATAAATTCAAAAAAGAAGAATTAAAGAAGCAAGAGCGTGATAAGGGGATGAGTTAACTCATTCTTCCCTCTTGATTCTTAATTCTTCATTCAAAAAATGGAGGGAATTTAAAATGGAAAAAAGAGAGCAACTTTACGAAGGAAAAGCAAAAAAAGTATTTAAAACAGATGATGAAAGATATTACATTGTAAGTTATAAAGATGATGCAACAGCATTTAACGGTGAGAAAAAAGGAACAATCGTAGGTAAAGGTGTTGTTAATAACCGTATGAGCAACATTATGTGTCGTATGTTAGAACAAAATGGTATTGAAACACACTTAGTAGAAGAACTTAATGATAGAGAAACAGTTGTTAAGGCTGTAGAAATCGTACCATTAGAAGTTATCGTACGTAATGTAGCTGCTGGTTCATTCTCAAAACGTTTTGGAGTAGAAGAGGGAACAGTACTTAAAAATCCAACACTTGAATTCTGTTTAAAAGATGATGCTCTTGGTGATCCAATGATTAATGACTATCAAATCTTAGCACTTGATATTGCTACAGAAGAAGAGCTTAAAGTAATGAGTGAGATGACTTTCAAAATTAATGAACTTCTTAAAGCATATTTCTTAAAAATTGGTGTTAAACTCATTGACTTTAAAATCGAGCTTGGCCGTGTAGATGGCAAGATTATTTTAGCTGATGAAATTTCTCCAGACACATGCCGTTTCTGGGATGCTGAAACAAACAAAAAATTAGACAAAGACCGTTTCAGAAGAGATCTTGGCGGTGTAGAAGAAGTTTATGCAGAAATGCTCGCAAGAGTAACCAAATAATAGGGGAGC
Coding sequences:
- the purC gene encoding phosphoribosylaminoimidazolesuccinocarboxamide synthase; amino-acid sequence: MEKREQLYEGKAKKVFKTDDERYYIVSYKDDATAFNGEKKGTIVGKGVVNNRMSNIMCRMLEQNGIETHLVEELNDRETVVKAVEIVPLEVIVRNVAAGSFSKRFGVEEGTVLKNPTLEFCLKDDALGDPMINDYQILALDIATEEELKVMSEMTFKINELLKAYFLKIGVKLIDFKIELGRVDGKIILADEISPDTCRFWDAETNKKLDKDRFRRDLGGVEEVYAEMLARVTK